The Stigmatella aurantiaca genome contains the following window.
CCGGGTGCGGGGCGTCACGCGCGCGAGCACGGCCTCCACCACGGCGGCGGGGGTGGGCGAGGGCCAGGGCAGCGCCGCGGTCACCACCTGGGCGCCGGAGCGGCTGGCCACCCAGTCCAGCGCGTTGCGGGAGGCGTTGTACTCGTGGTCGGTGGTGAGCAGCTCGTCCCCGGGGGCGAAGCGCAGCGAGCGCAGCACCGCGTTCACCCCGGAGGTGGCGTTGCTCACGAAGCTGAGGTCCTCCGGGTCCGCATCCAGGAAGGAGGCCAGGGCGGTGCGGGCCTCATCGAGCCGCCCCTCGTACTCCCGGACGAAGAACCGCATGGGCGAGGCTTCCAGGTGCGCGCGCAGCTCGGATTGCACCTGGAGCACGGCGGTGGGGCAGGCCCCATACGCGCCGTGGTTGAGGTAGACGATGTCGGGGGCGAGGGACCAGTGGGCGCGGAAGGGCGAGACGCTCATGGCGCCCAGTCTGGGGTGAGTCCGCCTCCTTTTTCCATGGGAAGCGCGAGCGGATTGTTGCCCTCGGCCGTCATCACGAAGAGCTGGCCCGCCCCGGTGCGCGTGGAGCTGAAGAGGATGAGGCGCCCGTTGGGGGAGAAGACCGGCTCCTCGTTGTTGCCCTGGTCCTGCGTCAGCCGGGAAATCTTGCCGGTGTCCACGTTCACCGTGAACAGGTCGAAGGCGTTGCGCTCATCGCGCGCGGTGAAGGCGATGAGATCGCCCCGCGGAGACCAGTCCGGGGTCTGGTTGTAGTTGCCCTGGAAGGTCAACCGGCGGGCGTTCGTCCCATCCGCGTTCATCACGTAGATCTGCGGCGAGCCGCCCCGGTTGGACACGAAGGCGATGCGCTTGCCGTCCGGCGACCAGGTGGGGCTGGAGTTGATGCCGTAGGGGGTGTCGGTGATGCGCTTGGGATCGCTCCCGTCCGTGTTGGCCAGGTAGAGCTGCGTGCTCTCGCCCTGGGCCTGCGCATAGGCGATGCGCTTGCCATCCGGGGAGAACGCCACGCCGGTGGCCATCTGCCCGTTCTGGACGATGGCCTGGGCCTCGCCCCCGGCCTTCTGGAGGTAGAGGTCCGGCTGGCCCTTGCGGTACGAGGTGTAGGCCACGGTGCCGTCGGTGCCCAGGGCGGGCAGCAGGTTGATGCCGCCGCTGGTGAGGGCGCGCGCGTTGTGGCCATCCCAGTCGGCCGTCCACACGTCCCGGTTGTCGCGCGCCTTGCGCACGAACACGATGCGGGACAGGAAGGGGCTCGGCTCCCGGGTGAGGTGGCGGTAGAGGGCATCGGCCAGGAAGTGCGCGAGCTGCCGGGGCTCGGAGGCGGGCACGGCGTGGCTGGCCTTGAAGTCCTCCCGGCCGGAGCCCACGTTGAACAGGCGCAGCTCGCCGCGCAGCGTGCCGCCCTCCGCGCCGAGCTGCACCTTCACGAGCGACTCGGCGCCCACGTCCGTCCAGCGCGCGAAGTTGATGCTGCCCGCGGTGATGCCCTCCTTGGCATCCGCGGTGAAGCTGGCGCGGTCCAGCACCTGGAACAGGCCCGAGGCCCGCAGGTCGAACAGGAACGGGGCGTCAAAGTCCGCGGTGGCCTTCTTGCCCCCGTCATCCACGGCCTGGGGGGCGGGGTAGGCGAGCGGCAGGGGGCGGAAGTTGGCGCCGGAGATTTGAATGACCGGGGCCTGGGCGAAGGCCGCCAGGGGCAGGAGCAGCAGCGACAGCAGCAGGGCTTTCATGGACGGAACTCCAGGACGACGCCCTGTTTCTGGAGCGCGTCACGCAGATGGGCGGGGGGCGGCGAGAACGGAGAGGCCTTCTTCACCGCGGCCAGTACGGAGGAATCGAAGAGATCATTCCCGCTGGAGGCCACCAGGCGCGTCTCCAGCACCTCCCCGGTACGGCCCAGGCGCATCTGCACCTGGGCCTTGAGGTGGAGGCGCTCGGACTCGGGGATGGTGTCCGCGACGTTGTAGTTGCGGCGCACCTGGGTGGACAGGAGCGCGTAGTAGCGCTCGCCCTCGGCGATGGCCGAGTCGCCATCCGGGTCTCCATCCTCGGCGCCCTCCAGCTCCTCGGGCTCGGTGGGCTTCTGGGCGGTCTTGTCGAAGGCGCCGAAGAGCCGCTTGCGCCGGTCCTCGCCCGTGGCCTCGCCCTTCTGGGGCGCGGGGGGCGGCGTGGCGGGCTTCAGCCCAGGTACGGGCACGGCCACCTTCTCCACGGGCGGGGGAGGCGCGGGGGTTGGGGCGGGCGGCGCTTTGACTTCCTTGGGCGGCGGCGGGGGCTGCTCCTTGCGGGGCAGCAGCTTGGGGTCGCGCGGCTTGCCCTGGCGCACCAGCGTGGCGCGGATGACCGGGGGGTTGGGGTCCACCTTCGGCTGGGCCGTCAGGTGCGTGTAGAGGGCGGCAATGACCAGCAGCAGGACGTGGCCCGCCACGGACAGCCCGATGAACAGTCCCGCCCGCGACGGGCGGGCCGCGAGCATGCTCTGGGAGACGGCCGGGTGCAGGGTCATGGGCTAGCGCTTCGCTTCCTTCTTTCCCCCTTTGGACGCCGGGGACGGGGGCGCCGGGTCCGTGCGGGTGCCCTTGGCGGAGGGGTCGGTAATCATGCCCACGTTGGTGATGCCCGCGCGCTGGGCGGCGGCCATGACCTCCACGACGACGCCGTAGGGCACGTCGCGGTCCGCGTGCAGGTAGACCTCTTTCTCGGCCTGCGCCTTGGCGTTGGCGGCCAGCTTTGTCTCCAGCTCCTCCAGGAGCACCTCCGCGTCCCCGATGAAGACGCGCCGGCCGGCGTCGATGGAGAGCACGAGCTTCTTCTCGGCGGCCTCCACCGGGGCGGCCTTCGCCTCGGGCAGGTTGACCTTGACGCCCTGCTGGATGAGCGGCGCGGTCACCATGAAGATGATGAGCAGCACCAGCATCACGTCGACCATGGGCGTGACGTTGATCTCGCTCATGGTGACGCGGCCCTGGCCCTTGTTGCCTCCACCCATGCCCATGGCGCGCCCGGCTCCTACTTGAAGAAGTGCCGCTTGATGATGTTCAGGAAGTCGGCGGAGAAGTTGGACATCTCCGTGTCGAAGATCTTGATGCGGCTGACGAACGAGTTGTAGGCGACCACTGCCGGAATGGCGGCGAAGAGGCCCGCGGCCGTGGCGAACAGCGCGTTGCCCACGGGGGCGGCCACCGTGGACAGCGTGGCGTTGCCCTTGTCGGCGATCTCATTGAAGGCGTT
Protein-coding sequences here:
- a CDS encoding DPP IV N-terminal domain-containing protein, with protein sequence MKALLLSLLLLPLAAFAQAPVIQISGANFRPLPLAYPAPQAVDDGGKKATADFDAPFLFDLRASGLFQVLDRASFTADAKEGITAGSINFARWTDVGAESLVKVQLGAEGGTLRGELRLFNVGSGREDFKASHAVPASEPRQLAHFLADALYRHLTREPSPFLSRIVFVRKARDNRDVWTADWDGHNARALTSGGINLLPALGTDGTVAYTSYRKGQPDLYLQKAGGEAQAIVQNGQMATGVAFSPDGKRIAYAQAQGESTQLYLANTDGSDPKRITDTPYGINSSPTWSPDGKRIAFVSNRGGSPQIYVMNADGTNARRLTFQGNYNQTPDWSPRGDLIAFTARDERNAFDLFTVNVDTGKISRLTQDQGNNEEPVFSPNGRLILFSSTRTGAGQLFVMTAEGNNPLALPMEKGGGLTPDWAP
- a CDS encoding energy transducer TonB, which codes for MTLHPAVSQSMLAARPSRAGLFIGLSVAGHVLLLVIAALYTHLTAQPKVDPNPPVIRATLVRQGKPRDPKLLPRKEQPPPPPKEVKAPPAPTPAPPPPVEKVAVPVPGLKPATPPPAPQKGEATGEDRRKRLFGAFDKTAQKPTEPEELEGAEDGDPDGDSAIAEGERYYALLSTQVRRNYNVADTIPESERLHLKAQVQMRLGRTGEVLETRLVASSGNDLFDSSVLAAVKKASPFSPPPAHLRDALQKQGVVLEFRP
- the tolR gene encoding protein TolR, whose product is MGMGGGNKGQGRVTMSEINVTPMVDVMLVLLIIFMVTAPLIQQGVKVNLPEAKAAPVEAAEKKLVLSIDAGRRVFIGDAEVLLEELETKLAANAKAQAEKEVYLHADRDVPYGVVVEVMAAAQRAGITNVGMITDPSAKGTRTDPAPPSPASKGGKKEAKR